Proteins from a genomic interval of Desulfitibacter alkalitolerans DSM 16504:
- a CDS encoding TRAP transporter substrate-binding protein, translated as MLKKRNLVWILVLIIALVFTGCSEKKDETQQTDLGPTYNLKLGHNVTPGSAVDEGAKKFKEIVEAKTDGRITVEVFPSAQLGSEIDMVKNMGMGVIDIVIPGDGALGTYAPKFQGLVLPFLFDSIEHMDKVYAGEIGKELDATFRETANSTILEVWHRGPRNLTANEAKLTPDDLRGMKLRVTTIPIIVSVWEALGANPTPIAFPELFISLQQGVVDGQENPLDLIYTSNFHEVQSHVMLTQHTYSPWFFMINVDLYDGFPDDLRQKFDEALAEATEFQKQLVRESEDMYLQLLKDKGMQVIEVDRSLFMKKYEESGVEEKLAPQMLPNLVQRVKAVR; from the coding sequence ATGCTTAAGAAAAGGAATTTGGTATGGATATTGGTTTTAATTATTGCGTTAGTTTTTACAGGTTGTAGCGAAAAGAAAGATGAGACTCAACAAACAGATCTTGGTCCAACTTATAATCTTAAACTTGGACACAATGTAACTCCAGGAAGTGCAGTTGACGAAGGAGCGAAAAAGTTCAAGGAGATTGTTGAAGCAAAAACCGATGGAAGAATTACAGTAGAAGTTTTCCCAAGTGCTCAGTTAGGTAGCGAAATAGATATGGTTAAAAACATGGGGATGGGCGTTATTGATATCGTTATCCCTGGGGATGGAGCACTAGGAACTTATGCGCCAAAGTTTCAAGGATTAGTATTACCATTCTTATTTGATAGTATAGAGCATATGGATAAGGTTTATGCCGGGGAAATCGGGAAGGAACTAGATGCTACATTTAGAGAAACAGCGAACTCTACGATACTAGAAGTTTGGCATAGAGGACCTCGAAACCTGACAGCGAATGAGGCAAAGTTAACCCCTGATGATTTAAGAGGAATGAAATTGCGAGTAACAACTATACCAATCATTGTATCAGTGTGGGAAGCCTTAGGTGCTAATCCAACGCCTATAGCGTTTCCGGAGTTGTTTATTTCATTACAACAAGGTGTAGTAGATGGACAGGAAAATCCTCTGGATTTAATATACACTTCAAATTTTCATGAAGTACAGTCTCATGTAATGCTTACTCAACACACCTATTCTCCATGGTTTTTTATGATCAATGTTGATTTATATGATGGTTTCCCAGATGATCTTAGACAAAAATTTGACGAAGCACTTGCTGAAGCAACAGAATTTCAAAAACAGCTAGTTCGAGAATCGGAGGACATGTATCTCCAATTGTTGAAGGATAAAGGTATGCAAGTGATAGAAGTTGACAGAAGTTTGTTCATGAAAAAATATGAAGAGAGTGGTGTAGAAGAAAAACTGGCTCCACAGATGTTGCCTAATTTAGTACAAAGGGTTAAGGCTGTGAGATAA
- a CDS encoding TRAP transporter small permease — protein sequence MFLTKYIKTVDGINKIIIKLIAILLFVIFVLLVTQVFFRFVINKSLSWSEEAARYLIIWTVFLGVAIGVRRQSLIAVEALVQNVPEKLQLVFKAIALIITIAFSVFLVVFGIEMCQMTINHQSTALHMPMSYAYAAIPMGGTLILINALSVLVELFLGRRETGKC from the coding sequence TTGTTTCTGACCAAATATATCAAAACTGTAGATGGGATTAATAAAATTATAATAAAATTAATTGCCATTTTGCTTTTTGTAATTTTTGTTTTATTGGTAACTCAGGTGTTTTTTCGTTTTGTAATAAATAAGTCATTAAGCTGGTCAGAAGAAGCCGCTAGATATTTAATAATTTGGACTGTATTTCTAGGTGTTGCAATTGGTGTTCGTAGGCAATCTTTAATCGCAGTTGAGGCTCTTGTTCAAAATGTTCCGGAAAAATTGCAGTTAGTATTTAAAGCTATAGCATTAATAATTACTATTGCTTTTTCAGTATTCCTAGTTGTATTTGGAATAGAAATGTGCCAGATGACTATAAACCATCAATCTACAGCATTGCATATGCCTATGTCTTATGCTTATGCCGCAATTCCTATGGGCGGAACATTAATATTAATAAACGCATTATCTGTATTGGTTGAATTGTTCTTAGGTAGAAGGGAGACTGGCAAATGTTAA
- a CDS encoding iron-containing alcohol dehydrogenase, whose amino-acid sequence MLKTKIIFGKGSISKVGEEAQCLGKNKIFIIADPFIITTESFQLLTNGLDKTGNQYQIFYEVEPEPQVDLVEKVCKRLLDYGAELIVAIGGGSCMDSAKAVGVLATNPGKLQNYAGWDKFHNQPIPIIAIPTTAGTGSEITDAAVITDKEENIKFTIKHAKYNRPMAAILDPDVLKTVPKNLAITTGFDALAHAVEAYTSLKSTPYLDAFSLKAIEMIGKHFRTFIENRSNSEAAAGMLIASNMAGIAFPIAGTGNCHCIARFIGGHHTISHGMCCSIILPHVVEFNYAHSPQKFKNIANALGKHTTGKDQREDAYQGVLAIKELAADLKLPRTITEYDQEIQLDVELLAEQCCKSWYNEFNPRYTSKEDFINLIANITKA is encoded by the coding sequence ATGCTGAAGACAAAAATTATATTTGGCAAGGGAAGCATTTCAAAAGTTGGAGAAGAGGCCCAATGTCTGGGTAAAAACAAAATATTTATTATAGCTGATCCATTTATAATCACTACAGAGTCTTTTCAATTATTAACCAACGGATTAGACAAGACAGGAAATCAATATCAAATTTTTTACGAAGTCGAACCGGAACCACAAGTTGACCTGGTAGAAAAGGTCTGCAAAAGATTGTTGGACTATGGAGCTGAACTGATTGTAGCAATTGGTGGGGGAAGTTGCATGGACAGTGCAAAGGCAGTGGGTGTGTTAGCGACAAACCCTGGGAAATTGCAGAATTATGCTGGATGGGATAAATTTCATAACCAGCCTATTCCGATTATTGCCATTCCCACAACTGCAGGAACGGGCTCAGAAATTACCGATGCTGCAGTAATAACTGATAAAGAAGAAAATATTAAGTTCACTATAAAGCACGCCAAGTATAATCGACCAATGGCAGCCATACTAGATCCTGATGTACTAAAAACGGTACCAAAAAACCTGGCCATTACCACAGGATTTGATGCGTTAGCTCATGCAGTAGAGGCCTATACATCATTAAAGTCAACACCTTATCTGGATGCTTTTTCTCTAAAAGCTATTGAAATGATTGGAAAACACTTTAGAACGTTTATAGAGAACCGTTCCAACAGTGAAGCTGCAGCAGGCATGCTCATAGCAAGTAATATGGCTGGCATTGCTTTTCCAATTGCAGGAACCGGTAATTGTCATTGTATTGCAAGATTTATTGGCGGACATCACACAATCTCACATGGAATGTGCTGTTCGATTATACTGCCCCATGTGGTTGAATTTAATTATGCACATAGCCCTCAAAAGTTTAAAAATATTGCAAATGCTCTTGGGAAACATACAACCGGGAAAGATCAAAGGGAAGATGCTTATCAAGGGGTACTGGCAATAAAAGAACTTGCTGCTGATCTAAAACTTCCTCGAACCATCACTGAATATGATCAGGAAATACAGTTGGATGTTGAACTGCTTGCTGAGCAATGTTGCAAATCATGGTATAACGAATTTAATCCCAGATATACATCAAAAGAAGATTTCATAAACCTTATTGCAAACATAACGAAAGCATAA
- a CDS encoding thiamine pyrophosphate-binding protein translates to MKMKGADIITDYLVKENVPYAVGVCGHGIVGLLDSLHERSDKIKTISVRHEQAAGYIADAYYRVKHEPIVTFTSCGPGSTNMVTPLAGAYMDSSAFLSISGNVPTCQFNRGPFQETGRYFQGDFPSVIRSYVKKSFQPTRVEMVPLAVRQAFKEMTNGKPGPVNLDVPFNVFQEEGEAICGEPQDYRWNMDQRPQGNPETIRKAVEMLAAAERPLIVAGYGAILSEAGKEMVNFASYMKIPVHTSPMGKGIIDETHPLCLGPTGRNGAYAANEAGKSCDVLLALGTSFDDRSTSAWLDGYTYSMNTTKVIHVDIDPREIGRNYPFALGIIGDVKLVLQQLLQLAKEQFADKKPDYSAWHKRIEEWKSIWYEYKEPLLNSNAQPIRPERVIGDIRKVLPKNGIFLTDVGVHHNWVVQFWDTYEAQTILQAWGFAAMGFATCGVIGAKLAAPERTAVALCGDGSFMMTPHILATAVEYNIPAVWVIFNNFAYGSIRDLQLGYFGGRELATSFIKEETGELYNPDFVALAKAFGVKGTRIEKPEDLADAVEYGIKLNQPYVVEVIVDRDIKPIGTGTWVLPPFKHPEPNFKPGR, encoded by the coding sequence ATGAAGATGAAAGGTGCAGATATTATTACAGATTATCTGGTAAAAGAAAATGTCCCATATGCTGTTGGTGTATGCGGCCATGGTATTGTTGGTTTATTAGACTCTTTGCATGAAAGGTCAGACAAGATTAAAACCATTTCAGTCCGTCATGAGCAAGCCGCTGGATATATTGCGGATGCATATTATAGGGTTAAACATGAACCTATAGTTACTTTTACTTCCTGTGGTCCTGGTTCAACTAACATGGTAACACCATTGGCAGGTGCGTATATGGACTCCTCCGCTTTTTTGAGCATTAGTGGAAATGTTCCTACTTGTCAATTTAACCGGGGACCCTTCCAAGAAACTGGACGATATTTCCAGGGTGACTTTCCCTCGGTAATTCGTTCATATGTTAAAAAGAGTTTTCAGCCAACAAGGGTAGAAATGGTTCCTCTGGCAGTGCGTCAGGCATTTAAGGAGATGACAAACGGAAAACCTGGTCCGGTAAACCTGGATGTTCCTTTTAACGTTTTTCAGGAAGAGGGCGAAGCTATTTGTGGAGAACCGCAGGACTATCGATGGAATATGGATCAAAGACCCCAGGGCAATCCAGAAACAATAAGAAAAGCAGTGGAAATGTTAGCTGCAGCTGAAAGACCACTAATCGTTGCAGGGTATGGAGCAATTCTATCAGAAGCAGGCAAGGAAATGGTCAATTTTGCAAGTTACATGAAAATCCCAGTTCATACAAGTCCCATGGGAAAAGGAATAATTGATGAAACACATCCCCTGTGTCTTGGCCCAACAGGAAGAAATGGAGCTTATGCTGCTAATGAAGCCGGAAAATCATGTGATGTGCTCTTGGCTTTAGGTACAAGCTTTGATGATAGGTCTACAAGTGCTTGGTTGGATGGATATACTTACTCCATGAACACAACAAAGGTTATTCATGTTGATATTGACCCGAGAGAAATTGGAAGAAATTACCCATTCGCACTAGGCATTATAGGAGATGTGAAGCTTGTGTTGCAGCAGCTGCTGCAGTTAGCAAAAGAACAATTTGCTGATAAAAAGCCAGACTATAGTGCATGGCATAAAAGGATAGAAGAATGGAAATCCATCTGGTATGAATACAAGGAACCATTGTTAAATTCCAACGCACAACCAATCAGGCCAGAAAGAGTAATTGGTGATATTCGTAAAGTTTTGCCTAAGAATGGAATTTTCCTGACTGATGTGGGAGTTCACCATAATTGGGTAGTTCAGTTCTGGGATACGTATGAAGCACAGACCATACTTCAAGCATGGGGATTTGCGGCCATGGGTTTTGCAACTTGTGGTGTGATAGGTGCTAAATTGGCTGCACCTGAAAGAACTGCTGTTGCTTTGTGTGGTGATGGAAGCTTCATGATGACACCTCATATCCTAGCTACAGCAGTTGAGTACAACATTCCCGCTGTATGGGTTATTTTCAATAACTTTGCCTATGGCTCCATCAGAGATTTACAGTTGGGATACTTTGGAGGCAGAGAACTGGCAACAAGCTTCATTAAAGAGGAAACAGGTGAGCTGTATAATCCTGATTTTGTTGCACTAGCTAAGGCTTTTGGTGTAAAAGGTACTAGAATAGAAAAACCAGAAGATTTAGCAGACGCTGTTGAATATGGAATTAAGCTTAATCAGCCCTACGTAGTGGAAGTTATTGTTGACAGAGATATTAAGCCAATAGGCACAGGTACATGGGTATTGCCGCCTTTTAAACATCCAGAACCAAACTTTAAACCTGGGAGGTAG
- a CDS encoding TRAP transporter large permease — MLTFLFIALAILLFIGLPVAFSIACASIISIVFFSNLPLAITVQKMFGALDSFPLLAIPLFILSGTLMASGGISKRLVNLASAFIGHISGGYAAVTIVSCMLFGAISGSSAATVAAIGGILIPVMISKNYGKRFSASTGAASGELGSIIPPSIPMILYGSVTGTSVGAMFIAGVVPGILLTIILVVFVIIVSKRKGLIGDCKKSNWIEKLVAIKDSILAVLMPVIILGGIYSGTFTPTEAAAVAVAYALIVGIFIYRELKIKHLLSLFADAALTTATIMIIIAAAGLFSWFLTINMVPQKLASAIVSFTDSPIVYLLIVNLLLLVVGMFFEASAAILVLAPILFPIALKFGIEPIHFGMVMVANLALGMITPPVGVNLFISCKIANISLEEITIGMIPYLVLTITFVLIITYIPGLSLWLPSVGR; from the coding sequence ATGTTAACTTTCCTGTTCATTGCTCTTGCTATATTACTTTTCATAGGCCTACCGGTCGCTTTTTCAATTGCTTGTGCTTCTATAATATCTATTGTATTTTTTTCAAATTTGCCTTTAGCAATTACGGTACAAAAAATGTTTGGGGCATTAGATTCATTTCCTTTGCTAGCAATCCCATTATTTATCCTATCTGGTACTTTAATGGCTTCTGGAGGTATATCTAAAAGGCTAGTAAATCTTGCATCAGCATTTATTGGTCATATATCTGGAGGATATGCTGCTGTTACAATAGTTTCTTGTATGTTATTTGGAGCAATATCAGGATCGAGTGCAGCGACAGTGGCAGCTATAGGTGGAATATTAATTCCTGTGATGATAAGTAAAAATTATGGGAAGAGATTCTCTGCATCGACAGGTGCTGCGTCTGGAGAACTTGGTTCAATTATTCCCCCTAGTATACCTATGATTCTTTATGGATCTGTTACAGGAACCTCTGTTGGAGCTATGTTTATTGCTGGTGTTGTGCCGGGAATATTGCTAACAATCATATTGGTAGTGTTTGTAATAATTGTGTCAAAAAGAAAAGGTTTGATAGGTGATTGTAAAAAGTCTAATTGGATTGAAAAGCTAGTTGCAATTAAAGATTCAATATTAGCAGTTTTAATGCCAGTTATTATATTGGGTGGTATTTACTCAGGAACATTTACACCAACTGAAGCAGCTGCGGTAGCTGTTGCATATGCCCTAATAGTCGGAATTTTTATTTATAGAGAGTTAAAAATTAAACATTTACTTTCCTTATTTGCTGATGCAGCTCTCACTACGGCGACAATAATGATAATAATTGCAGCAGCGGGTTTATTTAGTTGGTTTTTAACAATAAACATGGTTCCTCAAAAACTTGCAAGTGCTATAGTCAGTTTTACAGATAGTCCAATAGTATATTTGCTTATCGTAAACCTTTTATTGTTAGTTGTGGGAATGTTCTTTGAGGCTAGTGCTGCTATTCTTGTTTTAGCACCAATTTTATTTCCTATTGCTTTAAAATTCGGAATTGAACCCATTCATTTTGGAATGGTAATGGTAGCGAACTTAGCATTAGGTATGATAACTCCACCAGTAGGTGTCAATCTGTTCATATCATGTAAAATTGCGAATATATCTCTTGAGGAAATAACGATTGGTATGATACCATACTTAGTTTTAACTATTACATTTGTATTAATTATTACTTATATACCTGGCTTAAGCCTGTGGTTACCGAGTGTGGGAAGATAA
- a CDS encoding sugar phosphate isomerase/epimerase family protein, whose translation MKLGINTYSFLWSNDLEDSVKIIADHGFKAIEFLVSPPHFYLNKYKPGMYSKIRKIIEQNNMEVLAVNIPGLDINLASPFPEMRQMSIDLYKRLIDINQELNAKILIVVPGKRHPLLPPDFELIYGYAKDSIEQIMDYASYTDLVFGIETVPAIFLDKVADVQRLVKEFDSPKVKIVYDVANVFMQEDPAEGIKKAADDICLIHISDTKTTKWEHNVIGTGDIDFSSIMDAIKVINYNGYVVLEIINDRGVHGVLESIKKLKE comes from the coding sequence ATGAAGCTAGGTATAAACACTTATTCGTTCCTATGGTCCAATGATTTGGAAGACAGTGTAAAAATTATAGCTGATCACGGATTTAAAGCAATTGAATTTCTCGTTTCACCACCTCATTTCTATTTAAATAAGTATAAGCCAGGCATGTATTCCAAAATCAGAAAGATTATTGAGCAAAATAACATGGAAGTGCTGGCGGTAAACATCCCGGGCCTAGATATCAATCTAGCTAGCCCATTTCCTGAGATGAGACAAATGAGCATTGACTTATATAAGAGATTAATTGATATCAACCAGGAATTAAATGCAAAAATACTCATAGTTGTTCCTGGGAAAAGGCATCCACTGCTCCCGCCGGATTTCGAGCTTATTTATGGATATGCCAAGGATTCTATAGAACAGATAATGGATTATGCCAGTTATACAGACTTGGTATTTGGAATAGAAACGGTACCTGCTATTTTTCTGGACAAAGTGGCAGATGTCCAGCGGTTGGTGAAAGAGTTTGATTCTCCAAAGGTAAAAATTGTATATGATGTAGCTAATGTGTTTATGCAGGAGGATCCTGCAGAGGGTATCAAAAAAGCTGCTGATGATATTTGCTTGATTCACATTTCCGATACAAAAACTACAAAGTGGGAGCACAATGTAATTGGTACAGGAGATATAGATTTTTCATCAATTATGGATGCAATCAAAGTGATTAACTATAATGGATACGTTGTTTTGGAAATTATTAACGACAGAGGAGTGCATGGTGTTTTGGAAAGTATTAAAAAATTAAAAGAATAA
- a CDS encoding sugar phosphate isomerase/epimerase family protein produces MKISINTYSFLWTESIENTLSVLADNGLKSVELLISPPHFNLSKYKPGMYLAIKRLIEKYNMEILALNIPGLDINLASPFPEMREMSINLYKRLVDINQELEAKILLIAPGKRHPLLPPCFDFIYQYSKKSIEVILEYGSHSNLIYGIETLPSIFLDTSESIKSFIDDLDHQNVKMVIDVANVFQKEDVCQSIRKYIDYLCLIHLSDTKVVKWEHNVIGTGDVDFGEIVNTLNEIRYDGEIVLEVINDKGIEGIMKSIDILKNYGLNINL; encoded by the coding sequence GTGAAGATTTCAATTAATACTTACTCTTTTTTGTGGACGGAAAGCATTGAAAACACCTTATCTGTATTGGCTGACAATGGATTAAAGTCTGTTGAATTATTGATTTCTCCTCCACATTTTAATTTAAGTAAATATAAACCAGGAATGTATTTAGCAATTAAAAGATTAATTGAAAAATATAATATGGAAATATTGGCATTAAATATTCCTGGTTTAGATATTAATTTAGCTAGTCCATTTCCTGAAATGCGAGAAATGAGCATCAATCTATATAAGCGCCTTGTAGATATTAATCAAGAATTGGAAGCAAAAATTTTATTAATTGCTCCGGGAAAGAGACATCCATTATTACCACCATGCTTCGATTTTATATATCAATACTCCAAAAAATCGATAGAAGTAATATTGGAATATGGTTCACATTCAAATTTGATATATGGGATTGAGACTTTGCCTTCTATCTTCCTTGACACTAGTGAGAGTATCAAAAGTTTTATTGATGATCTTGACCACCAAAATGTAAAAATGGTAATTGATGTAGCAAATGTATTCCAAAAAGAAGATGTTTGCCAATCAATAAGAAAATATATAGATTATCTTTGTTTAATACACTTATCAGATACAAAAGTAGTTAAATGGGAACATAATGTGATTGGTACAGGAGACGTGGATTTTGGTGAAATTGTGAATACATTAAATGAAATACGTTATGATGGAGAGATTGTGTTAGAGGTTATTAATGATAAAGGTATAGAAGGCATCATGAAAAGTATTGATATTTTAAAAAACTATGGATTGAACATAAACTTATAG
- a CDS encoding zinc-dependent alcohol dehydrogenase: protein MKAVAKVGSGYGNMSIIDLDKPQITKPDDILIKVKSVGMCGTDLSIYKWTPSVEKEYRPNFPNIIGHEFAGIVESVGRGVSRIKIGDHVTVNEHIFCGICEFCLKNMECICENRPVLGCHIHGGMTEYIVVREKNCFVLPANVSLHAGAIAEPLSVAIHAVERVPAKEDDVVAIIGAGAIGLGLALVLKVLNVKNYFVIGLEQDAMRLELAKEFGAGAIIVGKEDPIEEIQKATGKKGPNIVYECAGSVQAVDLAIRICRPSGSVCLVGIADKPNEIDTARLVFEEKSIVGSRAFYHKTWETTMKMMAEIGNDAEKMVTHRLPMDSYEEALDLIRTGKAIKVIIEP, encoded by the coding sequence ATGAAAGCAGTTGCAAAAGTCGGATCTGGTTATGGAAATATGAGTATTATTGATTTAGATAAACCTCAAATAACTAAACCAGATGACATTTTGATAAAGGTTAAATCAGTGGGCATGTGTGGTACAGATTTATCCATTTACAAGTGGACTCCTTCAGTGGAAAAGGAATACCGTCCTAATTTTCCAAATATCATTGGACATGAGTTTGCAGGAATAGTTGAGTCTGTGGGAAGAGGGGTTTCTAGAATTAAGATAGGAGACCACGTAACAGTTAATGAGCATATTTTTTGTGGCATATGTGAATTCTGCTTGAAAAATATGGAGTGTATTTGCGAAAACCGTCCTGTACTAGGATGTCATATACATGGTGGTATGACTGAGTATATTGTTGTCAGGGAAAAAAACTGTTTTGTGCTTCCCGCAAATGTATCTTTACATGCTGGAGCTATAGCTGAGCCCTTGTCGGTAGCAATTCATGCTGTGGAAAGGGTTCCTGCAAAAGAAGATGATGTTGTTGCCATAATTGGAGCGGGAGCGATAGGTCTTGGATTAGCCTTAGTTTTAAAAGTTCTAAATGTAAAAAATTATTTTGTTATAGGATTAGAACAGGATGCTATGCGCTTAGAACTCGCTAAAGAATTTGGTGCAGGTGCAATAATAGTTGGAAAGGAAGATCCAATAGAGGAAATACAAAAAGCCACTGGTAAAAAAGGTCCAAATATTGTTTATGAATGTGCGGGATCTGTTCAAGCAGTTGATCTAGCCATCAGAATTTGTCGTCCTTCGGGTAGTGTTTGCTTGGTAGGAATAGCTGACAAACCAAATGAAATAGATACAGCAAGGCTAGTATTTGAGGAAAAGAGTATAGTAGGGAGCAGGGCTTTTTATCACAAAACATGGGAAACCACTATGAAGATGATGGCTGAAATCGGCAATGATGCGGAAAAAATGGTAACTCATCGACTACCAATGGATTCTTATGAAGAAGCCCTTGATTTAATTAGAACAGGAAAAGCTATTAAGGTCATTATTGAACCCTAG
- a CDS encoding succinate--CoA ligase subunit alpha: MAILLNQDTRVIIQGITGREASMVTEHILAYGTKVVGGVTPGKGGQQVQGVPVYNTVRELLENHQANTSLIYVPPRAVLDAVREAVENKIKLLVIITENVPQHDAMKLYWLAKNAGITVIGPNSVGAINPGHRVKLGAIGGDNTERCFVPGNIGVISRSGGMTAETAWMVKRAGFGVSTCISIGGDSIIGTSPVEYLKMFADDEETDAVVIFAEPGTSFEEETAEFCKNGGFKKPLIAYVAGKFTENMPEGTVFGHAASIISKGIGKPSTKMRKLKEAGAHIAESHDDIIPLLRKVMQNN; the protein is encoded by the coding sequence ATGGCTATTCTTCTAAATCAGGATACCCGTGTCATTATTCAGGGGATAACAGGACGTGAAGCATCCATGGTAACTGAACATATCTTGGCTTATGGAACAAAGGTTGTTGGTGGCGTTACACCGGGAAAAGGCGGACAGCAAGTTCAAGGTGTTCCAGTTTATAATACAGTAAGAGAGCTTTTAGAAAACCATCAGGCCAATACTTCATTGATCTACGTTCCGCCTAGAGCTGTTCTGGATGCAGTCAGGGAGGCGGTTGAAAATAAAATAAAATTGCTTGTCATAATTACTGAAAATGTGCCGCAGCATGATGCAATGAAGCTGTACTGGTTGGCCAAAAACGCAGGAATTACTGTCATTGGTCCAAACTCGGTAGGAGCAATCAACCCGGGGCATCGCGTTAAACTAGGTGCAATTGGCGGAGACAATACAGAAAGATGTTTTGTTCCTGGTAATATTGGTGTTATTTCCAGGAGTGGAGGAATGACTGCGGAAACAGCATGGATGGTAAAAAGAGCAGGCTTTGGGGTAAGTACGTGCATCAGTATAGGTGGCGATTCTATAATTGGAACATCACCTGTAGAATATTTGAAAATGTTTGCGGATGATGAAGAAACAGATGCTGTAGTAATCTTTGCTGAGCCAGGAACCAGCTTTGAAGAAGAAACAGCAGAATTTTGCAAAAACGGCGGATTTAAGAAACCGTTGATCGCCTATGTTGCAGGTAAATTTACGGAAAACATGCCTGAGGGAACCGTATTTGGTCATGCTGCATCCATCATATCCAAGGGCATTGGAAAACCTTCAACGAAAATGAGAAAGCTTAAAGAAGCAGGAGCGCACATAGCTGAAAGTCATGATGATATCATACCATTACTGCGAAAAGTAATGCAAAATAACTGA
- a CDS encoding SDR family NAD(P)-dependent oxidoreductase, with protein sequence MNDLFSVDGKVAVVTGGARGLGYTYAEALVSLGARVIICDIIQENIDIAIEKLSTYGIAEGYLVNVSSEAEVIAFVNRVLNKYKNVDILINNAGVVQRVAADKMDGDEWERVMSINVKGTFLCSRYFGEEMKKRKKGKIVNISSIAGRKGLDLRLAYCTSKSAIEHFTRTLAAEWGPDFVQVNAIAPGFIKTSMNEDLRNDPIRYKKMVEQVPLGRFGEPEELVGTLLYLVSSASDYVTGQTIFVDGGIITK encoded by the coding sequence ATGAACGACTTATTTTCAGTTGATGGTAAAGTTGCTGTAGTAACTGGTGGAGCTCGGGGGCTAGGTTACACATATGCGGAAGCATTAGTTTCTTTAGGAGCAAGGGTAATAATATGTGACATCATTCAAGAAAATATCGATATAGCTATTGAAAAATTAAGCACATATGGAATTGCTGAAGGGTACCTTGTTAATGTCTCAAGCGAGGCTGAGGTAATAGCTTTTGTAAATAGGGTGTTAAATAAATATAAAAATGTCGATATATTAATAAATAATGCTGGAGTTGTACAACGTGTTGCAGCTGATAAAATGGATGGAGATGAATGGGAACGTGTAATGAGTATTAATGTTAAGGGAACATTTTTGTGTAGTAGATATTTTGGAGAAGAAATGAAAAAAAGAAAAAAAGGCAAAATTGTCAATATATCTTCAATAGCAGGAAGGAAAGGACTTGATCTTCGGCTAGCGTACTGTACTTCAAAATCTGCTATTGAACATTTTACTCGAACATTAGCAGCTGAATGGGGACCGGATTTTGTTCAAGTAAATGCTATTGCACCGGGTTTTATTAAAACAAGTATGAATGAAGATTTAAGAAATGATCCAATTCGTTACAAGAAAATGGTCGAGCAAGTTCCTTTGGGGCGTTTCGGTGAACCTGAAGAATTAGTCGGAACTCTTCTATATCTAGTTAGTAGTGCATCTGACTATGTGACTGGGCAAACAATCTTTGTCGATGGCGGCATTATAACAAAATAA